DNA sequence from the Bubalus bubalis isolate 160015118507 breed Murrah chromosome 24, NDDB_SH_1, whole genome shotgun sequence genome:
GCCTCTGTGGGGAGACCTCCAGAGGGAAGGGCTTTGTGTGAATGGCTAAGAATTGGGGAGCCCCTCCAAGAGAGAGCCCATCAGTCCAAATGAcccaaattcattcatttttatggctgagagtattccattgtatacacgtGCCACCTGTTCTGTATCCATTAATCTGTCAGTAAACATTTACGCTGCTTcgatatcttggctattgtaaacagtactgcagtgaatattggggtgcatgtgtccttTCTGACCACGTTTTTCTCCTGATAAGGAGAGGGTGTGCAGGgacatatggtagctctatttttagatttttaaggaaacttcatggtgttttccttagtggctggaccaatttacattcccaccaacagtctaggAGTCCCTTCTTTCCAAAAAACTCTGAAAAATCCTTGAAAGGACCCAAGAGGGAAAGAAACTAACTTCAAATATCTGGAGCCCATTGCTGTCTTAGGCCAATGCAGTTAAGAACTTTGGGGGCCAttttcccctcctctgccccacaCACCAACCCACAGGGGACCAGTCACAGAagctggagagggagggagagaaaacacttccctccttccctttctattctctcttcccccaactgccacttctggcCAAGCACACACTCTGGATGCAATTAGTTGGCCCTTGCTGGAGATGGGAAGTTGCTACCCTCAGATGAAGATACAAGTGTTGATTGATACACCAACTAAACATTTCTAGGCACCAACATAAAGTGAATGTAGAACCCATCACCTGAGGAATACCAGGTAAGTCACAAGAGTGCCAAGATTTTTTTATCCAGAGACAAGGAAAACTCTTCCGccgaatgaatttttaaagacagCAGAGGAGAAATAGACTTGCATTTAGTTGTGCAACAAGTTCCAACTTAGTTCCAACAAGACTTTCTCATTAAGCCATGGATACAGAAATAAAGCCAATCGGGAGACAGGACTGACACAAGGCGAAGGGCGCTATCACCACATAAGGACCCTCAGAACTTTCGACTGACCGTCTCGCATCTCACTGGGCAGGTGCCTGCAAtgacggtggtggtgatggtgatgacggTGGTCGAGTCATTGGCTCTTATTTTGTCGgtctccagtttttaaaatgttaaatgttggTAGTTTACATAAGGATGGGAAGAGATGGAGAAGCAGGTATGTTCTTAACTGTACCACTGTTATTGTCTATCACTGGGGGTCATGCCAACCCTCCCTGCTGTTAGGTACACTTGATGCTTGCCAGCAGTATTTCACCATGTACcctatgaaagttgctcagtcgtgtctgactctttgtgatcccatgggctatacagttcgTGGAATTCCCCAGGCTAGAATAgcggagtggatagctgttcccttctccaggggaatcttcccaacccagggatcgaacccaggtctcccacattgcagacagattctttaccagttgagccactagGGCAGCTCATGTACTCTATGGTCTCCCCCTACTTAAATCCTGTCCACTCTGCAAGCTTACCTCTTGGGGGAACTCCCCTCTCCAACTCCACTGTGATGCTCAAGAACTCTTAGCTAAGGAGATGCATTCATTTACAGAGGCAAAAGGGAACCCAGCCAAGGGAAGAGACTCATGCAAGTTCATGTAGCAGGATTCGATCTTTGGGAAGAGAATTCAGGGCCCTGCAGCAAGTCTAAGGCAGCAAGTCTGTATCAGTTAGGGTGGAGGTAGAACACGAGTGGGCAGGCTCACTCCTAGAGAAAGGTTCTACCAAGCAGTGGTGAGAGAACTGGCTTTTATTTGCACAGTAGTGTGGAGTCAGTGGGGGCTCAGACACTGGGATCAGGGGCTGTGGGGCAGGTGGGTGGGGCTGTGAGGTGAGGAGGGGTGAGTCCAGGCCTAGAAGAAGGTGAGGTGAGTAGAAGCCAGGAGGCCGCAGCTCTCCTTGTGCTCCTCAAACAGTTGCTCCAGAGCCTTCATGTACAGCGTGTGATAATGGTCCACCTGCTCCTCGGTGCGCTGTGGGCACTGGGGCACCGGGATGGGGCGGCCCACTGCAGGGACAGGGGGACACAGGTCAGGGGAGGGGCCTCGGCTGCCTATGCAGCTCACATTGTCCTTCTTCCCTGGACACGGGCACTCACCCACAGTGGTGATGGGTCTGGCGAGGGGCATCAGGCCCCAGGACTTGGCTGAGAAGAGACCACAGCCCCAGAAGATGCAAGGAGAAATGTCCACGGACTTCTTGATGGTGACCTGGAACGGACGCTGCCAGGAGTCTGGGGCAAAAGCCTTAACTCTGAAGATGTCATTCTCCAGAGCTGCTGGGAAGGTGAGGAGACAAGAAAGAAGAGGGCTGGTCACATAAGGGGCTCTGGGAGGGCCCCCACATTCTTCCTCCATGGGTTCCCACTTCCCAAGGCCATTTGAAGCACTTTGTAGGCCAAATGATGTTACTACAAGGAAAGATCTGGAAGAAGGgacttatgtttctttttttaaaaaaatatttttatttagttatttggttCTGCCATGTCTttgctggggcatgtgggatctagttccctgatcagggatcaaatccaggtcccctgcattgggagtatggtgtcttacccactggaccaccagggaagtccgggaCTCACGGCTCTTAAGACGAATGTGTACTGGGCCACTGTATATACATTTTCTCATACAGTCTCAACTACAACATGGTGGCAAGGTGGGTGTTCACCCTATTTCACAAGTAAAGAAGCCTGCAAGGTCTTGCTTGAAGGATTTCATAAAGCAATGAACTGTGGGCATCCAAGACAGTGGGTCCAGCGATTTGCACTGTGATCCCGTCTCTCTCTGCGTGGGAGGAAGCCTGGGGAATGGGCACCAGGGCTGGGCACAGAGGAAACACCCAAGGTCTGCCTAGAGCGCCCTCTAGAGGTGGTCACGGTGGAAGCTCTGGGGACACACAGTCCAGCTCCAGGGGGCGGGTGTGTAGGCACAGAGTGTAGATCCCCAGACACACTGCGAGGTGGGCCACCGCTCACCCATGCCTCAGTGCCAGGCGGACAAAACCTTTACGGTTCCGGAGAATGAGGCAGTGCTGCCCTGGGATGGCATGCAAGGCCTCATGGGCTCCCCCGACCATGATGACCACAGCCTGGCCGAGCTGGGGCTGGGACAGAATAAAATCCAGGCTCTGACGGTTCATGGAACATACTCCTGTGGACAAGAGAGGGTGCAGGAACAGATCTTACCCACTCATTGGCTCCCTAGGCTCTTCTCCCTTTAGCACAGGAAGAGTGAGATCccacccctttctttccaaactcCTTACCcctgtccccctgccccccagtccATGAACCCTACAGCACCTCTCCCAGCAAGGATGCGGGACCCTTGCTCCAAAGTCACTTCCTGACCCTCCACTGTGAGTTCAAGCAGAGTGCCTGCAGTAGGCTGTGAGTGGGAACCACTCCAGCCAGATGGAGTTGCCTTCTGTCACTCGGCTCAAGACTTACCATAGGACATAACATAGTCTCGATAGACTGGGAGGCAGAAGAACCTGTTCAATATGGCCACCGAGAACTGAAGCCCTGGGAACTGCTGGGAGGAGCCAGTGCCCTCCGTGCAGAAGTTACAGAAGCTTGCGATGGCCAAGATCCCATGTGGGTGGGTGACAGGTACATAGTTCCCGTCTGAGGGCAGCTCTGCTGTTTTTATCAGCTGTGGGGACCAGGGGACAGGGTGAgggaaataaacagagaagacTTACGGGAAAAGACCTCCCTCCGCACTAACAGACGTCAGAGTTCAGAATCAAAGATGGGGTCAAGGGCACACGGTTCACTCTTGAAACACCACCACACTCGCTGCCCcattgactgaactgaaacagccgTCATAGGGAGAGGTGAGGAGGGGTGAGGAGTTGGCGGggtaggggagagggagggggagagcatCCCTTGGAGGGTGTCCTGTTACCTTAATGGGGAAATAATCACTCAGGTGTTTCCAAAGAGCCCAGTTCCTCGTCCACTGACAACACCTTCCTCCTTGAGCAGAGCGATAAGGGCGGGGGAAGAATTCCTACAGACAGCCTTTATCACCTCTTCTCCCTGGGCCCTTGTTTAAGCGCTCACCTCGGTGGGGTATGTCCTGGTCCAGGAATAACCACACCGAGTAGAGAACAGAGAGCCACCAGAGGGAGgtgaagaggagaaaggaggcaagaaaggaaaagaaagggccTGGgtacaaaggagaaaggagaatgaTTTAGATTCTGAAACTGCAGTGACTTCTCCACCCTCACCAATGAGACCCCTGCCGGTCTCCCAGCTGGACTTCTGGGCACCCCCTCCCTGGCCCTAGAGATCCGAGTGACAGTGGGCTCCAGCCTTTCTCTTCCACCCTCCCCTCTTTCCATCTTCCCTAGTGGACCCCAGCTTGGTTCCCCTCACCCATGAAGAGGAAACAGAACACGTATTTGTAGATGCTCAGTACTTCTAGCTGCtgtttctttagggttttcatGCTGGGGGAGGGCAGCGGGGCAGTGGAGACTCCCAGGTGCTCCCCTTCTGCCAGCTGGGCTCCCGGACTGGATGCTGGAAGCCTTTCTGGTCTCAGTCACCAAGCCCTTGTGGCCTCCAGGGATCGCCTGTGGATGTGGAGACTATGTTCAGAGCCCCAGAGGTCTCCAGCCTCCCTGCACTTATCATGAACTTCTCCAGTGGGTTGGTCTGGGCTGGCCACTCCCTGGGGCTGGGAAGCGGGGAGGTGGCAGGGGCGTGCCACCGAGGTCCACCCCCGGGTGCAGTAGAAATCTTGTGGGAAATGGTTGCGGAAGAAGCCAGAGAGCCCACCCACTGGATCCCAGCCCTGACTGCATGATATCACAGACACTGGACAAGCGCACCCTAGTGTTCACAGGTCTGGGAGTGTTTAGGCTACTTGGAGGCATTACTCGGCACGGGGGTCTTAACCCTAAGGACAAACACAGTAATACCACATGTATATTCCCAGTGTGAAATTCAGTCCCCACCCACACTCCTCCAGGGCCCTGCGGCTGCCTAGGTGACAAGGAGGTGACTGTGGGCAGGGACCCTGTAGCACAGGGAGTGCTCTTGGAACAGCTGCCTGGGTGGCTCCACAGTGGCCCCGTGCACCGCGTCCACGTGTGTTGAGGCGGGTCACCTGGTTCACTGTACATGGATCGGGGCCTGCAGTGTGGGCAGAAGAGGAATAAGACAGGTGGTCACTGAGACCCCTTCAGGTAAGTCCCTCTCCCTCCTGAGGGATCTAGTGGGACAGAGTTCAGGGCTGGTGGGTTTGCCAAAtgccagcctgggggtggggctggcacCAAGTATTCAGGTCCCAACCTAGGACCTTCACCTCCCAACCATGCGGGGGGCCTTGAGCCTGGGAGTGGGGAgcaggctggggagcctgggaGCAGAGCAGGCAGAGGTTTCAGGTATGGaagggcaggagaccctggggccTGGAACATTCGCAGGGCCACTCTCAGCAGCGACCCAGTGTTTCCTGCATCTTTCCACCCAGGACCCAGGCGGGTTCAGAAACTGTGGGAGGGCTCATTCTCCCCCAAAGAGAAGACTGGCACTGGGGAGGCTCTGGGGGCACAGGGGAAGCCTGACTCCAGGCCCTTGTGGGCGGGGCTCCTCCCCAGAGCAGTGCTGCCCTAGAAACCCTGCCTGGCCACCCCCGGGTTCCTCACTGGTGTTCTAGTGCCAGCTTGACAAATCCCTTCTGATTGCAGATCTGCAAGCTCAGCGATCTGATCTGGGATCTGGGCATTGACTCCAGCTGGTACCGGGGCCCATCCAAGGCCAGAGGTCTGGGCCAGTGGGGCTCGCCATGGTGTGTACCCTGAATAGCAGGGCTCCCCGTTTTTCCCCGGGGCCTGGTCCTGAGTGGTAGAGGATGTGCAGGAAGCTTTAATCCCTAAGGAGTAGCTTAGGCCCCCATGGAGAGACCTCTGGGGGCATGGCTTTGTGGGAAATGCTAAGGATTGGGGAGCCCCTCCAAGAGAGAGTCCACTGGGCTCTGGGCACATGTTCCAAGGGGTCGGGGGCCAGCGTTCGCTGTGACCAGGACCTTGTTCAAGCCTGACCAGAGGCAGTGGGCCAGCATTTTTTCGAGGTTACTGGAAGTCCCCTTTTTTCGATACTTGgccttgtgggattttagttccccaaccagggattgaacctgggccctagGTAGTATGAACTGAGTCCTATTcattgtaccacctgggaattcctggatcatcacttaaaaaaaaattagacttccctgatagtccagcaGTTAGGAATCTTCCTGGCaagtcaggagacacaggttcgatccctggtctgggaagattccacatgccatgaggcaattAAGCTCATGCAGCACAGCTACTGAGCTGCGGCCACAGACACTAAAACCCAAGagctctagagtctgtgcttgGCAACatagaagccacggcaatgagaagcccacgcaccacaaatAGAGTGTAGCCCCGGCTTGGTGCACCTAGAGTAAGCACTGCATGCAGCCAGAAAGATtcaatgcaaccaaaaataaaatataaaaaagaattaaatttaaaaagttgttgcgactatttaaaattatttacttatttattgctggctgtgctgggtctttgttgctgtgcaagggctttctctggttgcagtgaacAGGGTCTACTCTGCTTTGCTGgacatggacttctcattgtggtgccttctcttgtttcagGATACAGGCTCTGAGCtcatggcttcagtagttgtggcatctgggctcagtagttgcagcacccaggcttAGTGGCTGAGGCTCTTGTGCCCTAGGCATCCCAGGCTTCAGCATTTGTGGCCctcgggctcagttgctccatggcatgtgggatcctctccaaccagagactgaacctgtgtcccctgtactggcaggtgggctcccatccattgtaccaccagggaaatctaaattattatgatttttaacagctactttccatttatagttctTAAAAATATTGTCAATATTCCCTGTGTTGAACAAACATTGTTGAGTCTATCTGGCATTCAATAGTTTGTGGTGACCTCCACTCCCCACACCTACATTGCCCCTGTCCTCACTGGAAGGACACTTCTGTTTTTTGTgaaggttacttttttttttttttaatatttatttatttggctgcatcaggtcttagcgtCACACGGGATTTTCATTGCAGTGCAggtttagctgctctgcagcatgtgagaccttacctccctgaccagagatcaaacctgtgtcccctgcattgcaaggcagattcttaaccactggccactGGGCAAGTCCCAAGGTTACTTTCTTTTAGGGAAGTCTGATGTACACCCATGAGAAGCCTCTGTCACACATCACATTGTCTCCTGACACAAAGCGCTTTCCCTCTGTCATGATCACTTTCTGATCAAAGTCTCCCGCACACTGTGAGCAACAAGAAGAGAATTGGGCTCATCACTGCAGCCGCCATGATGCGTCCCCAGCATGTGGAGATGCTCCATGAATGAAGGGTGGGTTAGTAGGAGACAGGATAGGCAGATTCTAGTATGGCTCAGGCTGGCACACCTTTCTCTCCCTGTGCCAGGTCTCACTCACTTGAAGCTTCCTGGTCCAGGGACCTTTTGGCAAGAGATATTTCCTCCTGTCCCTGCTCAACCCACCTGCATCCAAGGGCAAGTGATGAGGGTGGTGGGGGCCAAGGGTAAGAGGGACTTTAGAGTCTGGCCAGAGCGATGCTCAGTCCACAAGAAATGGTGACACAGCCAGGGAGCTAGCCCCATCCACTGGAAGGAAGGCTCAACGGATGAAATTTTCATGGGAGTCtgggtgggaagaaggaagaaggacaATCTAGCTGTGGGTGCAAGTGGGGTGTCACAGGCTGGAAATGTCCAAGGacagtggtttttgtttttttttttttctttctcaagttcaGTCTCACTCGGCTTATTTAATTACTTAACTGTTGGTAGCAAAACCATGAGAATTTTAGTCAAAATGAGCTGACCACACACCCAGGAGGAATCTGGAGTCTAATTATTTTGAGTGTAAATATGTGCCCAAAATGCTCTTGGGGCCGTGGGAAGGTCCAAGTGCACAGAGGGTAGAGATGACCGGGAGAGAGTGATG
Encoded proteins:
- the LOC123331590 gene encoding 2-acylglycerol O-acyltransferase 3-like — encoded protein: MKTLKKQQLEVLSIYKYVFCFLFMGPFFSFLASFLLFTSLWWLSVLYSVWLFLDQDIPHRGGRCCQWTRNWALWKHLSDYFPIKLIKTAELPSDGNYVPVTHPHGILAIASFCNFCTEGTGSSQQFPGLQFSVAILNRFFCLPVYRDYVMSYGVCSMNRQSLDFILSQPQLGQAVVIMVGGAHEALHAIPGQHCLILRNRKGFVRLALRHGPLLSCLLTFPAALENDIFRVKAFAPDSWQRPFQVTIKKSVDISPCIFWGCGLFSAKSWGLMPLARPITTVVGRPIPVPQCPQRTEEQVDHYHTLYMKALEQLFEEHKESCGLLASTHLTFF